In the genome of Elephas maximus indicus isolate mEleMax1 chromosome 6, mEleMax1 primary haplotype, whole genome shotgun sequence, one region contains:
- the LOC126078173 gene encoding thiamine transporter 2-like, translating to MVCFQTSPSDSWVYPTVILCLFGFFSLMRPSEPFLIPYLSGPDKNLTSEELTNEILPVWTYSYLVLLFPVFVLTDFVRYKPVIILQGISFIITWLLLLFGQGVMAMQAVEFFYGMVTATEVAYYAYIYSVVSPEHYQKVSGYCRSITLVAYTAASVLAQLLVSLANVSYFYLNVISMVCVSVAFLFSLFLPMPKKSMFFHAKPSKDLQKSPSTNAVLDEPPKGDAPGCKEEKLPPKIPTNSKNLDVDQLNSPKPENMALRVFVQWFQDLKECYSSKHLFYWSLWWALSTAGFNQILNYVQILWDYKAPSQNSSIYNGAVEAIATFGGAVAAFAVGYVKVNWNLLGELALGIFSGVNAGALLLMHYTTNIWACYAGYLIFKSGYMLLITIAVFQIAVNLSVERYALVFGLDTFIALVIQTIMTVIVVDPRGLNLPISIQFLVYGSYFAAIAGIFLMRSVYIIYSAKCGKQVPDSSTSQNPDGPHPEEPTPVTMEQSSSLTTSTSVDLEHGLSWPQSS from the exons ATGGTTTGTTTCCAAACTTCACCGAGTGATTCCTGGGTTTATCCCACTGTGATCCTTTGCCTATTTGGATTTTTCTCCTTGATGAGACCTTCGGAACCATTCCTCATCCCATATTTATCTGGACCAGATAAAAACCTGACGAGTGAAGAG CTCACAAATGAGATCCTTCCCGTGTGGACCTACTCTTACCTGGTGTTGTTGTTCCCTGTGTTTGTCCTCACCGATTTCGTCCGCTACAAGCCTGTCATCATTTTACAAGGGATTAGCTTCATCATTACCTGGCTGCTGCTCCTGTTTGGCCAAGGAGTGATGGCTATGCAGGCTGTTGAGTTCTTCTATGGGATGGTCACTGCCACCGAGGTGGCCTACTATGCCTACATATACAGCGTGGTCAGCCCAGAGCATTATCAGAAAGTGAGTGGCTACTGTAGGAGCATCACGCTGGTGGcctacacagcagcctcagtgctGGCCCAACTCCTGGTATCCCTGGCGAATGTCTCCTACTTCTACCTCAATGTTATATCCATGGTGTGTGTCTCTGTGGCcttccttttttcactttttCTACCAATGCCCAAGAAAAGCATGTTCTTTCATGCCAAACCCAGCAAAGACCTGCAGAAGTCACCCAGCACAAATGCAGTGTTAGATGAACCTCCCAAGGGCGATGCCCCAGGCTGTAAAGAGGAGAAACTCCCTCCAAAAATACCTACCAATTCCAAGAATCTGGATGTTGACCAGTTGAATAGCCCAAAGCCAGAAAACATGGCTTTGAGAGTCTTTGTACAGTGGTTCCAAGATCTGAAGGAGTGTTACTCCTCAAAGCATCTCTTTTACTGGTCCTTGTGGTGGGCTCTTTCCACAGCGGGTTTTAACCAGATTTTGAACTATGTTCAAATCCTGTGGGATTACAAGGCACCATCCCAAAATTCTTCCATCTATAATGGGGCCGTCGAAGCTATTGCAACTTTTGGAG GGGCCGTGGCTGCCTTTGCTGTTGGTTATGTGAAAGTCAACTGGAACCTTCTGGGAGAGCTGGCTCTGGGGATCTTCTCAGGTGTCAATGCAGGCGCCTTACTTCTCATGCATTATACGACCAACATCTGGGCGTGCTATGCTGGCTATTTGATATTCAAGTCAGGCTATATGCTTCTTATAACCATAGCAGT ATTTCAGATCGCGGTTAATCTGAGCGTGGAACGCTATGCCCTGGTGTTTGGACTCGACACCTTCATTGCCTTGGTGATCCAGACCATTATGACTGTGATCGTGGTAGATCCCAGAGGGCTCAACCTGCCAATCAGCATTCAG tttttagTGTATGGGAGTTATTTTGCAGCAATTGCTGGAATATTCCTAATGAGAAGCGTATACATTATCTACTCAGCCAAATGTGGAAAGCAAGTGCCGGACTCTTCTACAAGTCAGAATCCAGATGGGCCACACCCAGAGGAACCAACACCTGTGACGATGGAACAAAGCTCTAGCCTTACCACATCAACCTCTGTGGATTTGGAGCATGGGCTCAGCTGGCCTCAAAGTTCCTGA